A window of Jannaschia sp. M317 contains these coding sequences:
- a CDS encoding M20 aminoacylase family protein, with product MPVKNRFAELLPEITEWRRDLHENPEILFDTHRTSKVVADKLRAFGCDEVVEGIGRTGVVGVIKGKSSGSGKVIGLRADMDALPIHEQTGLDYASKTDGAMHACGHDGHTAMLLGAAKYLSETRNFDGTVVVIFQPAEEGGGGGKEMCDDGMMDRWNIQEVYGMHNWPGNPVGSFAIRPGAFFAATDVFTITLEGKGGHAAKPQEVIDTTLMAAHFVTSVQSIVSRNADPVKQIVVSVTSFETSSKAFNVIPQRVEIKGTVRTMAEDQRDLAERRIKDIAAGVCATFGGTADVEYQRGYPVMVNHEEQTDFAADVARSVSGSCDDAPLVMGGEDFAFMLEERPGAYILVGNGETAPVHHPEYNFTDEAIPAGCSWWAEIVEKRMPAA from the coding sequence ATGCCCGTCAAGAACCGCTTTGCAGAACTGCTCCCCGAGATCACCGAATGGCGTCGGGACCTTCATGAAAACCCCGAGATCCTGTTCGACACGCACCGCACGTCCAAGGTTGTGGCCGACAAGCTGCGCGCCTTCGGCTGCGACGAGGTGGTCGAAGGCATTGGCCGCACCGGCGTCGTTGGCGTCATCAAGGGCAAGTCCAGCGGCTCGGGCAAGGTGATCGGCCTGCGCGCCGATATGGATGCCCTGCCGATCCACGAACAGACCGGGCTGGACTACGCCTCCAAGACCGATGGCGCGATGCATGCCTGTGGCCACGACGGTCATACCGCCATGCTGCTGGGCGCGGCGAAATACCTGTCGGAGACGCGTAATTTCGACGGCACCGTCGTGGTGATCTTCCAGCCCGCCGAAGAAGGCGGCGGCGGCGGCAAGGAAATGTGCGACGACGGCATGATGGACCGCTGGAACATCCAGGAGGTGTACGGCATGCACAACTGGCCCGGCAATCCGGTCGGCAGTTTTGCGATCCGCCCCGGCGCGTTCTTTGCAGCCACCGATGTGTTCACCATCACGCTCGAGGGCAAGGGCGGCCACGCGGCCAAACCGCAAGAGGTCATCGACACGACCCTGATGGCCGCCCATTTCGTCACCTCGGTGCAAAGCATCGTCTCGCGCAATGCCGATCCGGTGAAACAGATCGTGGTTTCCGTCACCTCGTTCGAGACCTCCTCCAAGGCCTTCAACGTCATCCCCCAAAGGGTTGAAATCAAGGGAACCGTCCGCACCATGGCCGAGGATCAGCGCGATCTGGCCGAGCGACGGATCAAGGACATCGCCGCGGGCGTCTGCGCCACCTTCGGCGGCACGGCCGACGTAGAGTATCAGCGCGGCTATCCGGTCATGGTCAATCACGAAGAACAGACCGACTTCGCAGCCGACGTCGCCCGCTCCGTGTCAGGGTCCTGCGACGACGCCCCGCTCGTCATGGGCGGCGAAGACTTTGCCTTCATGTTGGAGGAACGCCCGGGGGCCTACATCCTGGTCGGCAACGGCGAAACGGCCCCGGTGCACCACCCTGAATACAACTTCACCGACGAAGCCATCCCCGCAGGCTGTTCCTGGTGGGCCGAGATCGTCGAGAAACGCATGCCCGCCGCCTGA
- a CDS encoding LysR family transcriptional regulator: MNFSTLDLNLLRVLDALLQTHSTVAAGQKIGLSQPAVSAALGRLRHTLEDDLFVRRGRGLEPTDYARALADPLRDALIEIERALTAPKTFDPRAATQSFRLSGSDFFAECLMPDLAADLARLAPGMRVQLVDLVPDNYVNTLERYEVDVALIPETELPPWADRQRVFQSPFVAIARADNPRLTALDPGDTVPIDLFCDMGHVLFSPEGRLQAMGDAALARVGRKRKVAMTLPFFFGVARAVEVSDLIALVPAQFAARIAPRLGLSIYTPPIPIPQAQIIMVWHRRSNGNPAHRWLRDTIANRLAALDTHPSPPR, encoded by the coding sequence ATGAATTTCTCAACCCTCGATCTGAACCTGCTGCGCGTGCTGGATGCGCTGTTGCAGACCCATTCCACCGTCGCCGCCGGACAAAAGATCGGCCTGTCGCAACCCGCCGTCTCGGCTGCTCTGGGCCGTCTGCGCCACACGCTCGAGGATGACCTGTTCGTGCGACGGGGCCGCGGGCTGGAACCGACGGACTATGCCCGCGCCCTGGCCGATCCCCTGCGTGATGCCTTGATCGAAATCGAGCGGGCCCTGACCGCGCCCAAGACATTCGACCCCCGCGCCGCCACGCAATCCTTTCGCCTGTCCGGCAGCGATTTCTTCGCCGAATGCCTGATGCCGGACCTGGCCGCCGATCTTGCCCGCCTGGCCCCCGGCATGCGCGTCCAACTCGTCGATCTCGTCCCGGACAATTACGTCAACACCCTGGAACGCTACGAAGTCGACGTCGCGCTGATCCCGGAAACCGAGCTGCCCCCCTGGGCAGATCGGCAACGTGTCTTTCAGTCGCCATTCGTGGCGATCGCCCGCGCGGACAATCCGCGCCTGACCGCCCTGGATCCGGGTGACACCGTGCCCATCGACCTGTTTTGCGACATGGGCCACGTGCTGTTCTCGCCCGAGGGCCGCTTGCAGGCCATGGGGGATGCCGCCCTCGCCCGCGTGGGGCGCAAACGCAAGGTGGCGATGACCCTGCCGTTCTTCTTTGGTGTGGCCCGCGCGGTAGAGGTCAGCGACCTTATCGCGCTGGTCCCGGCACAGTTCGCGGCGCGCATCGCCCCTCGGCTTGGCCTGTCGATCTACACGCCGCCGATTCCCATCCCGCAGGCGCAGATCATCATGGTCTGGCACCGACGTTCAAACGGCAATCCGGCCCACAGATGGCTCCGGGACACGATTGCCAACCGTCTGGCGGCGCTCGATACCCACCCGTCACCCCCGCGCTGA
- a CDS encoding cupin domain-containing protein, with the protein MSHSILGPEAYEWAGTWYKPILTTDASGGAMSIVDSVSPEGSGPPRHVHDAEDETFVILSGTCAFWVAGETVVKGPGETIFVPRGTEHTFRVTDDAPCRHLVILTPGGFEGFFADMAKGQFRIPDDMPAIEASAGRHNLRFTGPPLGME; encoded by the coding sequence ATGTCACATTCCATCCTTGGACCCGAAGCCTATGAATGGGCCGGAACCTGGTACAAACCGATCCTGACAACCGACGCGAGCGGTGGGGCCATGTCCATCGTCGATTCCGTCTCACCCGAAGGGTCCGGGCCGCCGCGCCATGTGCACGATGCGGAGGACGAGACCTTCGTCATTCTCAGCGGGACCTGCGCATTCTGGGTCGCTGGGGAAACCGTCGTCAAAGGCCCCGGCGAGACGATCTTTGTGCCGCGCGGCACCGAGCACACGTTTCGCGTCACCGATGACGCGCCTTGTCGCCATCTGGTAATACTGACGCCCGGCGGGTTCGAAGGCTTTTTCGCCGACATGGCGAAGGGTCAGTTCCGCATTCCCGACGACATGCCCGCGATCGAGGCTTCGGCGGGGCGTCACAACCTGCGGTTCACCGGACCGCCCCTGGGGATGGAGTAG
- the argE gene encoding acetylornithine deacetylase, which yields MANSPTAREILDRLVSFPTVSRDSNLELISWVETYLAGFGVASRRVYDATGKKAALYANVGPEVAGGVVLSGHTDVVPVDGQAWTTDPWTVTEKDGRLYGRGTCDMKGFDALALAMVPYALERGVSRPLQLAFSYDEEIGCIGAPPMIDDMVAHLPRAAAALIGEPSMLRPVTGHNASTIHEVHVHGFEVHSSKLPQGVSAIHEAGRILQWVNDRNAMLMAETPSPISATFDPPHTTVHVGMIQGGTAHNITARDCTFKLGFRVPAGDDMARHSKALETFLTDLDAELKTRHPEAGVSWVCNHGVPALTPETDGTAETLIRRLTGDNGTHVVTYGTEAGQFQERGYSAVVCGPGDIAQAHQPDEWIAVDQFQKGEALLRRLVDTLV from the coding sequence ATGGCCAATTCCCCGACCGCACGCGAAATTCTGGACCGCCTCGTGTCCTTCCCGACCGTCAGCCGCGATTCGAACCTCGAGCTGATTTCCTGGGTTGAAACCTATCTGGCCGGGTTCGGTGTCGCGTCGCGCCGCGTCTATGACGCAACCGGAAAGAAGGCCGCGCTTTATGCAAATGTCGGGCCCGAGGTGGCCGGGGGCGTCGTGCTGTCGGGGCATACGGATGTCGTGCCGGTGGATGGGCAGGCCTGGACCACCGATCCCTGGACGGTCACCGAAAAGGATGGGCGCCTCTATGGGCGCGGCACCTGCGACATGAAGGGCTTCGACGCGCTGGCGCTGGCCATGGTGCCCTATGCGCTGGAACGTGGCGTGTCGCGCCCCCTGCAACTGGCGTTCAGCTACGACGAAGAGATCGGCTGCATCGGCGCGCCGCCGATGATCGACGACATGGTGGCCCACCTGCCCCGCGCCGCCGCAGCCCTGATCGGAGAGCCGTCGATGCTGCGCCCGGTGACGGGCCACAACGCCTCGACCATCCACGAGGTTCACGTTCACGGGTTCGAGGTGCATTCGTCCAAACTGCCGCAGGGCGTCAGCGCGATCCACGAAGCCGGGCGCATCCTGCAATGGGTCAACGACCGCAACGCCATGCTGATGGCCGAGACGCCTTCGCCCATCTCTGCCACCTTCGACCCGCCCCATACCACGGTGCATGTCGGCATGATCCAGGGGGGCACGGCGCACAATATCACGGCCAGGGATTGCACCTTCAAGCTGGGTTTCCGCGTCCCTGCGGGCGACGATATGGCCCGCCATTCGAAGGCATTGGAAACCTTCCTGACCGACCTCGATGCCGAGTTGAAGACGCGCCACCCCGAGGCAGGCGTGTCCTGGGTCTGCAACCACGGGGTGCCCGCCCTGACCCCCGAAACGGACGGCACCGCCGAGACGCTGATCCGCCGCCTGACAGGGGACAACGGCACCCACGTCGTCACCTACGGGACCGAGGCGGGACAGTTTCAGGAACGCGGCTATTCGGCAGTGGTCTGCGGCCCGGGCGACATCGCCCAGGCCCACCAGCCCGATGAATGGATCGCGGTCGACCAGTTCCAGAAGGGCGAGGCCCTGTTGCGGCGCCTGGTCGACACGCTGGTCTAG
- a CDS encoding ABC transporter ATP-binding protein, giving the protein MPDGNAREGWVPGDAQNVLEVRGLCTVFGTRGGEVHAVNSVSFEVKPGELLGVVGESGSGKSVTMMSLIGLLPSPPAEVREGQVLLDGEDLLKVSPARLREVRGGEVGFIFQDPMTSLNPVFNVGFQIMEPLRRHMGMNKAQARERAVELLELVGIPGARGRLSDYPHQFSGGMRQRVMIAIALACDPKVLIADEPTTALDVTIQAQILEIVEDLRKKLGMAIIWITHDLGVVAGIADRVLVMYGGQVVEQAPVFPLFNDARHPYTRALLKTIPSVSGARAEKLQVIEGQPPILAGAPTACPFRDRCPLAFERCHAENPHREIVAEGHDVACFHPLARTGRDSLEGAPA; this is encoded by the coding sequence ATGCCAGACGGCAATGCGCGCGAGGGGTGGGTCCCCGGTGATGCTCAAAATGTGCTGGAAGTCAGGGGCTTGTGTACCGTTTTCGGGACACGCGGGGGCGAGGTTCACGCGGTCAATTCGGTCAGCTTCGAGGTAAAGCCAGGCGAGCTGCTGGGTGTCGTCGGGGAATCCGGGTCCGGCAAGTCGGTCACGATGATGTCGTTGATCGGCCTGCTGCCCAGCCCCCCTGCCGAAGTCCGCGAAGGCCAGGTTTTGCTGGACGGAGAAGACCTGTTGAAGGTCAGCCCCGCCCGCCTGCGCGAGGTCCGTGGCGGCGAGGTCGGGTTCATCTTTCAGGATCCGATGACTTCGTTGAATCCGGTCTTCAACGTCGGCTTTCAGATCATGGAACCGCTGCGGCGGCACATGGGGATGAACAAGGCGCAGGCCCGTGAACGCGCGGTCGAGTTGCTGGAACTGGTGGGCATTCCCGGTGCGCGGGGGCGTCTGTCGGACTATCCGCACCAGTTTTCGGGCGGGATGCGGCAGCGGGTGATGATCGCCATCGCGTTGGCCTGCGATCCCAAGGTTCTGATTGCAGATGAACCGACGACCGCGCTGGACGTGACCATTCAGGCGCAAATCCTGGAGATCGTCGAGGACCTGCGCAAGAAACTGGGCATGGCGATCATCTGGATCACCCATGATCTGGGCGTGGTAGCGGGCATCGCGGACCGGGTGCTGGTGATGTACGGCGGGCAGGTGGTCGAACAGGCCCCGGTGTTCCCGCTATTCAACGACGCGCGCCACCCCTACACGCGCGCCCTTTTGAAAACGATCCCGTCCGTATCGGGCGCACGCGCCGAAAAATTGCAGGTGATCGAAGGGCAGCCGCCGATCCTGGCCGGCGCGCCCACGGCCTGCCCGTTCCGCGATCGGTGTCCGCTTGCCTTCGAGAGGTGCCACGCGGAAAACCCACATCGCGAAATCGTGGCCGAGGGCCATGACGTCGCCTGTTTCCACCCTCTGGCCCGGACCGGGCGCGACTCTCTGGAAGGGGCCCCCGCATGA
- a CDS encoding ABC transporter ATP-binding protein, protein MKPLVEVRDLKMHFPIYAGLLRRQVGAVKAVDGVTFSIMEGETLGLVGESGCGKSTCGRAVLRLYDITDGEIVIDGRAIGSDSQGSLRSMRPTMQMVFQDPQASLNPRMTVGSIIGEPLDEHTTLSTTEKRARVRELMDQVGLNDAFINRYPHEFSGGQRQRIGIARALALKPKFIVCDEPIAALDVSIQAQVVNLLEELQDELGLTYLFISHDLSMVRHIADRVAVMYLGKVVELAPRDDLYDAPLHPYTQALLSAVPEPDPAKAGQKKDRIVLQGDVPSPANPPDGCNFCTRCPKVMDVCRRIDPDFREVAPGHWAACHLHDPAQGGAA, encoded by the coding sequence ATGAAGCCGCTTGTCGAGGTACGCGACCTGAAGATGCACTTCCCGATCTATGCCGGGTTGCTGCGCCGTCAGGTGGGCGCGGTAAAGGCCGTGGACGGGGTGACGTTTTCGATCATGGAAGGCGAAACGCTGGGCCTGGTGGGCGAGTCCGGCTGCGGCAAGTCGACCTGCGGGCGCGCGGTGCTGCGGCTTTATGACATTACCGACGGTGAAATCGTGATCGATGGGCGGGCCATCGGATCCGACAGCCAGGGCAGCCTGCGGTCGATGCGGCCGACGATGCAGATGGTGTTTCAGGACCCGCAGGCCTCGCTCAACCCGCGCATGACCGTGGGCAGCATCATCGGAGAGCCGCTGGACGAACATACGACGCTCTCCACCACAGAGAAGCGCGCGCGGGTGCGCGAGTTGATGGATCAGGTCGGTCTGAACGACGCCTTCATCAATCGCTATCCGCACGAATTCTCGGGGGGACAACGGCAGCGGATCGGGATTGCCCGCGCACTGGCGCTCAAGCCCAAGTTCATCGTCTGCGACGAACCCATCGCCGCGCTGGACGTGTCGATCCAGGCGCAGGTCGTCAACCTGCTGGAAGAGCTGCAGGACGAGTTAGGCCTGACTTACCTGTTCATCAGCCACGACCTGTCGATGGTGCGCCATATCGCCGACCGCGTAGCGGTGATGTATCTGGGCAAGGTGGTCGAATTGGCCCCGCGTGACGATCTGTATGATGCCCCCCTGCATCCTTACACGCAGGCTCTGCTTTCTGCCGTGCCGGAGCCGGACCCGGCCAAGGCGGGTCAGAAAAAGGACCGCATCGTGTTGCAGGGCGACGTGCCCAGCCCGGCGAACCCGCCGGATGGATGCAACTTCTGCACCCGTTGCCCCAAGGTGATGGACGTCTGTCGCCGGATCGATCCTGACTTCCGCGAGGTGGCGCCCGGCCACTGGGCGGCGTGTCACCTGCACGACCCGGCCCAGGGCGGAGCGGCATGA
- a CDS encoding peptide ABC transporter substrate-binding protein has product MKMKSALLCAAASFALAPMAMADGHEGERGRDGQVNIIYWQAPSTLNPFLSGGTKDVEAASLVVEPLARFDETGSIQPWLATEIPTVDNGGISEDLKTITWKLKEGILWSDGTPFTSEDVKFTWEYCTNPEGGCAQVTKFEGVTGVETPDALTVVVSFADPNPYPYTAFVGGESPILQKAQFESCVGAAASSCTDQNFGPIGTGPFVVDDFRTNDVIAFSANPNYRVEGKPAFASVNFKGGGDADAAGRAVMQTGEFDYAWNLQLAPEVIASMEAGGLGTPVAGFGPLVERIMLNNTNPDPALGPDERSVIRPHPFLGDPAVYKALSMAIDRPLLVEIGYGQAGKVGCNWVPAPAVFASTSIKCDVQDLEGAKAMLEDAGYVDSDGDGIREADGKPMSVLYQTSTNAVRQDFQALIKEWWEEIGISVELRNVNASVFFGGDAGSPDTFQKFYADVEMYANTFNGTDPQAYLGNGLCDKAPSPATQWQGENISRFCDPEFDALWSELSKTSGIEARAEIAKQLNDMIIERGGMIPLVHRGRLSAHANTLGGVKLNVWDSEIWNIADWYRIGE; this is encoded by the coding sequence ATGAAAATGAAATCAGCCCTGCTGTGCGCCGCCGCGAGCTTCGCGCTTGCGCCGATGGCCATGGCCGATGGCCACGAAGGTGAGCGCGGTCGCGACGGCCAGGTCAACATCATCTACTGGCAGGCCCCGTCGACCCTGAACCCGTTCCTGTCGGGCGGCACCAAGGACGTCGAGGCCGCCTCGCTGGTGGTGGAGCCGCTGGCCCGTTTCGATGAAACCGGCTCGATCCAGCCCTGGCTGGCGACCGAGATCCCGACGGTCGACAACGGCGGCATCTCCGAAGACCTCAAGACGATCACCTGGAAGCTGAAAGAGGGCATCCTGTGGTCGGACGGCACGCCGTTCACCTCTGAGGACGTGAAATTCACCTGGGAATACTGCACCAACCCCGAAGGCGGCTGCGCCCAGGTCACCAAGTTCGAGGGCGTCACCGGGGTCGAAACCCCCGACGCGCTGACCGTCGTGGTGTCGTTCGCGGACCCGAACCCCTATCCCTATACCGCCTTCGTGGGTGGCGAGAGCCCGATCCTGCAGAAGGCGCAGTTCGAATCCTGCGTCGGCGCGGCGGCATCGTCGTGCACCGATCAGAACTTTGGCCCGATCGGCACCGGCCCCTTTGTCGTGGATGATTTCCGCACCAATGACGTCATCGCCTTTTCGGCCAACCCGAATTACCGCGTCGAGGGCAAGCCCGCCTTCGCCAGCGTCAACTTCAAGGGTGGCGGCGACGCCGATGCGGCCGGTCGTGCCGTGATGCAGACCGGCGAGTTCGACTATGCCTGGAACCTGCAGCTGGCCCCCGAGGTCATCGCCTCGATGGAAGCAGGCGGCCTGGGCACCCCGGTCGCGGGTTTCGGCCCGCTGGTCGAGCGGATCATGCTCAACAACACCAACCCCGATCCGGCGCTGGGCCCGGATGAGCGGTCGGTGATCCGCCCGCACCCGTTCCTGGGTGACCCGGCGGTCTACAAAGCCCTGTCCATGGCCATCGACCGCCCGCTGCTGGTGGAAATCGGTTACGGTCAGGCCGGCAAGGTCGGCTGCAACTGGGTGCCGGCACCCGCAGTCTTCGCCTCCACCTCGATCAAGTGCGACGTGCAGGACCTGGAAGGCGCCAAGGCCATGCTGGAAGACGCGGGCTACGTCGACAGCGATGGCGACGGCATCCGCGAAGCGGACGGCAAGCCGATGTCGGTTCTCTACCAGACGTCGACTAACGCCGTGCGCCAGGATTTCCAGGCGCTGATCAAGGAATGGTGGGAAGAAATCGGCATCTCGGTCGAGCTGCGCAACGTCAACGCATCGGTCTTCTTCGGTGGGGATGCGGGGTCGCCCGACACCTTCCAGAAGTTCTATGCCGACGTGGAGATGTACGCCAACACCTTCAACGGCACCGACCCGCAGGCCTATCTGGGCAACGGGTTGTGCGACAAGGCCCCCAGCCCCGCGACCCAGTGGCAGGGTGAGAACATCTCGCGCTTCTGCGATCCCGAGTTCGACGCCCTCTGGAGCGAGCTGTCCAAAACCTCCGGCATCGAGGCCCGCGCCGAGATCGCCAAGCAGCTCAACGACATGATCATCGAGCGTGGCGGTATGATCCCGCTGGTGCACCGTGGTCGTCTGTCAGCGCACGCCAACACCCTGGGCGGCGTCAAGCTGAACGTCTGGGACAGCGAGATTTGGAACATCGCCGATTGGTACCGCATCGGCGAATGA
- a CDS encoding ABC transporter permease, with translation MLTFTIRRLLFAIPTLLFIALVIFMLLELAPGDPMANVPLTVPSEVKEQMRQALGLGEPAPIRFWKWLVQFFWIEPLNVVDALFGTGFAEDKLRIISWQNRAPVFIAIAERIPQTLWVVGTAYIIAIVIAIPVGIYSAYKQYSVFDQAGTFVTMVGFSVPPFFSGVLVIVIFAVQLKWFPSIYDTTLVVDSWAAFKQQVMQMVLPVMVLALQITSQLSRFMRASMLDNLNQDYVRTARAKGLRERTVVLVHVLRNSMIPVVTVIALGIPSIFGGAIITEQVFKVNGIGQLLITAIQANDLPMVQTLTFIFAVLIVLFNLIADVLYGILDPRIRYD, from the coding sequence ATGCTGACCTTCACCATTCGAAGATTGCTCTTCGCGATACCGACGCTGCTGTTCATCGCGCTCGTCATCTTCATGTTGCTGGAGCTTGCGCCCGGCGACCCCATGGCGAACGTGCCACTGACCGTGCCGTCCGAGGTCAAGGAACAGATGCGGCAGGCCCTGGGCCTGGGAGAGCCGGCCCCGATCCGGTTCTGGAAATGGCTGGTACAGTTCTTCTGGATCGAGCCCTTGAACGTGGTCGATGCCTTGTTCGGCACCGGCTTTGCCGAAGACAAGCTGCGCATCATTTCCTGGCAGAACCGCGCACCGGTCTTCATCGCCATCGCCGAGCGTATTCCCCAGACCCTGTGGGTGGTCGGCACCGCCTATATCATCGCCATCGTGATCGCGATCCCGGTGGGCATCTATTCCGCCTACAAGCAGTATTCGGTCTTCGACCAGGCGGGCACCTTTGTCACCATGGTGGGCTTTTCGGTCCCGCCGTTCTTTTCCGGCGTACTGGTGATCGTGATCTTCGCGGTGCAGCTGAAATGGTTCCCGTCGATCTATGACACCACGCTGGTCGTCGACAGTTGGGCCGCCTTCAAGCAGCAGGTGATGCAGATGGTGTTGCCGGTCATGGTGCTGGCCCTGCAGATCACCTCGCAGCTGTCGCGGTTCATGCGGGCGTCGATGCTGGACAATCTCAACCAGGATTACGTCCGCACCGCCCGCGCCAAGGGACTGCGGGAACGGACGGTGGTTCTGGTCCACGTCCTGCGCAACTCGATGATCCCGGTGGTGACCGTCATCGCCCTGGGCATCCCGTCGATCTTTGGCGGGGCGATCATCACCGAGCAGGTGTTCAAGGTGAACGGGATCGGCCAGTTGCTGATCACCGCGATCCAGGCCAACGACCTGCCGATGGTGCAGACGCTGACCTTCATCTTTGCGGTGCTGATCGTGCTGTTCAACCTTATCGCCGATGTCCTCTATGGCATCCTCGACCCCCGGATCCGCTATGACTGA
- a CDS encoding ABC transporter permease produces the protein MTEPQTNIGTDQGVVANSAAVAGTDPVLSNTTSRSQWWDVWDQFRTHKGAMFGALVFLLIVGLVVLGPLFWDLETGIKTNMRARNEGMSLAHPFGTDRLGRDMFARMIAGGQVSLAVGGAAMLLSLLLGTLIGVLAGYFRALDGPLMRFTDLFLALPLLPLLLVMVLLFREPLTAAFGIETGIFILIVAAIGITSWMQTARIVRGDVLALKEREFVLAARSIGTPPRRVITRHVLPNVLSPIMVSATLGIATAIITESALSFLGLGFPPDFPTWGRLLNDGVPFLELNPGLAFWPGIAISLVVLSINYVGDGLRDALDPRIRGR, from the coding sequence ATGACTGAGCCGCAGACCAATATCGGCACCGATCAAGGCGTCGTCGCCAATTCCGCAGCCGTGGCCGGGACCGACCCGGTCCTGTCCAACACCACCTCGCGCAGCCAATGGTGGGATGTCTGGGACCAGTTCCGCACCCACAAGGGCGCGATGTTCGGGGCCCTCGTGTTCCTGCTGATCGTCGGACTGGTGGTGCTTGGCCCGCTGTTCTGGGATCTGGAAACCGGGATCAAGACCAACATGCGCGCCCGCAACGAAGGCATGAGCCTGGCCCATCCCTTTGGCACCGACCGTCTGGGCCGGGACATGTTCGCGCGGATGATCGCGGGCGGTCAGGTCAGTCTTGCGGTTGGCGGGGCGGCCATGCTGCTCAGCCTGCTGCTGGGCACGTTGATCGGGGTTCTGGCAGGGTATTTCCGGGCGCTGGACGGGCCGCTGATGCGCTTTACCGACTTGTTCCTGGCGCTGCCGCTGCTGCCGCTCTTGCTGGTCATGGTTCTGCTCTTCCGGGAGCCGTTGACGGCGGCCTTCGGGATCGAGACCGGAATTTTCATCCTGATCGTGGCGGCCATCGGCATCACGTCCTGGATGCAGACCGCGCGGATCGTGCGGGGCGACGTGCTGGCCCTGAAGGAGCGGGAGTTCGTTCTGGCCGCCCGGTCCATCGGCACGCCGCCGCGACGGGTGATCACGCGCCACGTTCTGCCCAACGTGCTGTCGCCGATCATGGTCTCGGCCACCTTGGGCATCGCGACCGCGATCATCACGGAATCGGCGCTGTCCTTTCTTGGCCTGGGCTTTCCGCCCGACTTCCCGACCTGGGGGCGTCTGCTCAACGACGGGGTGCCGTTCCTGGAGCTGAACCCGGGGCTGGCCTTCTGGCCGGGGATTGCGATCTCGCTGGTTGTCCTGTCGATCAACTACGTCGGCGATGGGCTCCGCGACGCGCTGGATCCGCGGATCCGGGGGCGCTAA
- a CDS encoding AraC family transcriptional regulator, with translation MNAPHSAYCVNADFPAGPPRPFRMDRHYLLYALAGSMTLTYESQRWTLPPARAALVAADTPIEVAITHPLRCCSVLLDADTHPAPPALLSVFEVTPLLRELLTTCRPWDTPDGPRPDLAETLFGTLAALAWSLSARTSPAVLPVARSPAIAQALEYTQSRLDAELTQQDVAAAVALTPRTFARRCTAELGMSWGQVQRRMRMIRAAERLTLSDAQVSQIALEVGYASLSGFNAAFLAFYGRTPSAYRAEGR, from the coding sequence ATGAATGCCCCGCACAGCGCCTATTGCGTCAACGCTGACTTTCCGGCGGGCCCGCCACGCCCGTTCCGGATGGACCGGCATTACCTGCTCTATGCGCTGGCGGGGTCGATGACATTGACCTACGAAAGCCAGCGCTGGACCCTGCCGCCTGCGCGTGCCGCGCTGGTGGCCGCCGACACGCCGATCGAGGTCGCGATCACCCATCCGCTGCGCTGCTGTTCCGTCCTGCTGGACGCGGACACGCACCCGGCTCCGCCCGCGCTGCTGTCGGTGTTCGAGGTGACGCCGCTTTTGCGGGAGCTGCTGACCACCTGCCGCCCCTGGGACACCCCAGACGGGCCGCGTCCGGACCTGGCCGAAACGCTGTTCGGCACGCTGGCCGCGCTGGCCTGGTCCCTGTCCGCCCGGACCAGTCCCGCTGTCCTGCCCGTTGCCCGCAGCCCCGCCATCGCCCAGGCGTTGGAATATACCCAGTCGCGACTGGATGCCGAGCTGACGCAACAGGACGTGGCCGCCGCCGTCGCCCTGACGCCCCGCACCTTCGCCCGCCGCTGCACGGCGGAGTTGGGGATGTCCTGGGGCCAGGTGCAACGACGCATGCGGATGATCCGCGCCGCCGAGCGGCTGACCCTGAGCGATGCGCAGGTGTCGCAGATCGCGTTGGAGGTGGGCTACGCCTCCCTCTCGGGGTTCAACGCGGCGTTTCTGGCCTTTTACGGCCGTACGCCCAGCGCCTACCGCGCTGAGGGGCGTTAG
- a CDS encoding putative quinol monooxygenase — MTQILALIDVTVAPDKRAEAQAILDIDAAEAREMPGNVAFDVLTDPHAPDRLRLEHGWSDAASFEGYLASDAFARALAGLKPLMIAPPISQRLVTTLYAPDA, encoded by the coding sequence ATGACCCAGATTCTTGCCCTCATCGACGTGACCGTCGCCCCTGACAAGCGTGCCGAAGCGCAGGCCATTCTGGATATCGACGCAGCCGAGGCACGCGAAATGCCGGGCAACGTCGCCTTTGACGTGCTGACCGATCCCCATGCGCCCGACCGCCTGCGGCTGGAACACGGCTGGTCGGATGCGGCCAGCTTCGAAGGCTACCTCGCCTCCGACGCGTTTGCCCGCGCGTTGGCGGGGCTGAAGCCCCTGATGATCGCACCGCCGATCAGCCAACGCCTCGTCACGACCCTTTACGCGCCCGACGCCTAG